In one window of Helianthus annuus cultivar XRQ/B chromosome 17, HanXRQr2.0-SUNRISE, whole genome shotgun sequence DNA:
- the LOC110923078 gene encoding LEAF RUST 10 DISEASE-RESISTANCE LOCUS RECEPTOR-LIKE PROTEIN KINASE-like 2.1 codes for MVTYVYGFQLGFHFYHILTIVQSMTQITVMSWVYIEQGTHPNLTMKLVIGVGSVLLSIFIVIIFIIYFILKPPSRNCVSFLIKHKTEDDKNIEAFVKQYGSLSTQRYKYKDIKKMTGSFKVKLGQGGFGQVFKGKLCDGRLVAVKVLNSSKENGQEFINEVASIGRTSHVNIVTLLGFCFDNKKRALVYEYMPNGSLEKYIYSHVHAGTNEHIGVEKMYEIALGVACGLDYLHRGCNTRILHFDIKPHNILLDEDFCPKIADFGLAKLYSRKESIVSMFEARGTIGYIAPEVYNNNFGGVSHKTDVYSFGMLLLEMAVGGRKNVDAGVGSGRTSEIYFPDWIYNRLHKNEFLLDSVATREENDYARKMTIAGLWCIQPAPNQRPSINEVIEMLEGSMDTMEVPPKPFFSSPPRSPATIYSTSESMQEAI; via the exons ATGGTGACCTATGTCTACGGGTTCCAACTAGGGTTTCACTTTTATCATATACTCACAATTGTTCAAAGCATGACACAGATTACAGTTATGTCATGGGTTTATATAGAACAAG GTACCCATCCAAATTTGACAATGAAACTGG TTATTGGAGTTGGATCTGTACTACTATCAATTTTTATTGTGATTATTTTCATAATATACTTTATATTAAAACCACCATCGAGAAATTGTGTATCCTTTCTAATTAAGCATAAAACCGAGGACGACAAAAATATTGAGGCCTTTGTTAAGCAATATGGTTCGTTAAGTACGCAAAGGTACAAGTACAAGGATATCAAGAAAATGACTGGCTCGTTTAAAGTTAAATTAGGACAAGGAGGTTTCGGACAAGTGTTTAAAGGAAAGCTATGTGATGGTCGACTTGTGGCGGTTAAAGTTTTAAATTCCTCCAAAGAAAATGGACAAGAATTTATTAATGAAGTTGCAAGCATTGGTAGGACTTCCCATGTTAATATTGTTACTCTCTTGGGATTTTGTTTTGACAATAAAAAAAGAGCTCTTGTATATGAGTACATGCCGAACGGATCATTAGAGAAGTATATATATAGTCATGTACATGCGGGGACAAATGAACATATAGGAGTAGAAAAAATGTATGAAATTGCACTTGGAGTAGCATGCGGTCTTGACTATTTGCATCGTGGGTGCAACACTCGGATTCTGCATTTTGACATAAAGCCACATAACATACTGCTTGATGAAGATTTTTGTCCCAAGATAGCAGATTTTGGGCTTGCTAAGTTGTACTCGAGGAAAGAGAGTATTGTTTCTATGTTCGAGGCTAGAGGAACAATAGGTTATATTGCTCCAGAAGTTTACAATAATAACTTTGGAGGAGTCTCTCACAAAACGGATGTGTATAGTTTTGGGATGTTGTTACTAGAAATGGCGGTAGGGGGTAGAAAAAATGTTGACGCGGGTGTTGGTTCTGGGCGTACTAGTGAGATATATTTTCCTGACTGGATCTACAACCGTCTTCATAAGAATGAATTCCTATTAGATAGTGTAGCAACTAGAGAGGAAAATGATTATGCAAGAAAGATGACAATAGCAGGTTTATGGTGCATACAACCTGCTCCAAATCAAAGGCCGTCCATTAATGAAGTGATAGAAATGTTAGAGGGAAGCATGGACACAATGGAAGTCCCTCCAAAACCGTTCTTTTCTTCTCCACCACGATCGCCAGCTACTATATATAGCACATCAGAAAGCATGCAAGAGGCAATATAA